The following are encoded in a window of Methanobrevibacter sp. genomic DNA:
- a CDS encoding HEAT repeat domain-containing protein, with protein sequence MGFLDRFKSKEPKKQKAVMPDDSEIDEEQLALKEIAINSKDRNQRAIAADNITDQYVALDIAKNVKDRAIRLIAANKIKDEKLLWDAAENSKFYDVRSFAYERLGENNKSISEIVKNTKKNKNVDEIFEKIVDEETLEDIAINAIDKNYRRLSLEKIESPEILYDLVFKAGDSSIRKNAINKESFVSEDILQKVVMQDKDEGVKIAAVKKIRNEENLAKIAINEDNAKIRSLIFSKIDNVGLLKNIALDSEKSDVRLDIVNKLDDEELLTQIALNDTDKIVRSEAAKKISDEEVLLKIIKNDDDRFVRQIAVKNITNPQELLNIALNDDDQFVRNHALSNPALSDEKDFKFIAINTTHEEVAAQAMEHITDENNFIDILKNAKLSSVRKSTLDNINDLETLIRIVLANEDEEFSLKALNKIKVEKCLIKIYGQGISENISVRAVSLIKDQKELTKIAQNDDSWRVREAACKKIVSKKVLKDISISDDNEYVRAVAKKRMKL encoded by the coding sequence ATGGGATTTTTAGACAGATTCAAAAGCAAAGAACCAAAAAAACAGAAAGCCGTCATGCCGGATGACAGTGAAATAGATGAAGAACAGTTAGCTTTAAAAGAAATAGCTATAAACAGTAAAGACAGAAATCAGCGTGCCATTGCCGCAGACAACATCACAGACCAGTATGTTGCACTTGATATTGCAAAAAATGTTAAGGACAGAGCCATCAGATTAATTGCAGCAAACAAGATAAAAGATGAAAAACTTCTTTGGGATGCTGCTGAAAACTCTAAATTTTATGACGTAAGAAGCTTTGCCTATGAAAGGCTAGGCGAAAACAACAAATCCATTTCTGAAATTGTTAAAAACACAAAGAAAAACAAGAACGTTGATGAAATATTTGAAAAGATAGTTGATGAGGAAACTCTCGAAGACATAGCAATTAATGCAATAGATAAAAATTACAGAAGACTGTCACTTGAAAAAATAGAAAGTCCTGAAATATTATACGATCTGGTTTTTAAGGCAGGGGATTCATCAATTAGAAAAAATGCCATAAACAAGGAATCATTTGTAAGTGAAGATATTCTTCAAAAGGTAGTTATGCAAGACAAGGATGAAGGAGTAAAGATAGCTGCCGTTAAAAAAATCAGAAATGAGGAAAACCTTGCAAAAATCGCAATAAACGAGGATAATGCAAAAATAAGGTCACTTATATTTTCAAAAATTGACAATGTAGGATTACTGAAAAATATTGCACTGGACTCTGAAAAATCTGACGTTCGTTTGGATATTGTAAACAAATTGGATGATGAAGAATTGCTGACTCAAATTGCTTTAAATGACACTGATAAAATTGTAAGAAGCGAAGCTGCCAAAAAAATCAGTGATGAGGAAGTTCTGCTAAAGATAATTAAAAATGATGATGACAGGTTTGTAAGACAAATTGCTGTTAAAAACATTACAAACCCTCAGGAATTGCTCAACATAGCATTGAATGACGATGACCAGTTTGTAAGAAATCATGCACTGTCAAATCCTGCGCTGAGTGATGAAAAGGATTTCAAATTCATTGCAATTAATACAACTCATGAGGAAGTTGCCGCCCAGGCAATGGAACACATTACGGATGAAAACAATTTCATTGACATACTGAAAAATGCCAAATTGAGTTCTGTTAGAAAATCCACATTGGATAACATTAACGATTTGGAAACCTTAATCAGAATAGTTTTAGCTAATGAAGATGAAGAATTTTCACTTAAGGCTCTAAATAAGATTAAAGTAGAAAAATGTTTAATTAAGATATATGGGCAGGGAATATCTGAAAATATTTCAGTAAGGGCAGTTTCATTAATTAAGGACCAAAAGGAACTGACAAAAATAGCTCAAAATGACGACTCATGGAGAGTTCGTGAAGCGGCATGTAAAAAAATAGTAAGTAAAAAAGTTTTAAAAGACATATCCATTTCAGACGATAATGAATATGTCAGAGCTGTGGCCAAAAAGAGAATGAAACTATAA
- a CDS encoding ferredoxin: MSNVEKIYFSPSSTTKKVVEEISNNFNEKKEIFDLLNFNSEKVFASDDIAIVGMPVFAGRIPKTARKRLEKIKGDNTPAIAVVNYGNAHVSDALLELVDLLKENNFNVIAAASTVSHHSIFSGVAQGRPDSSDIEKINEFAQKCIEKIESGESLTSEIPGNRPYTDYKQLPFVVSCDDMACAFCYDCVSICPENAIPDDDPVDTDLDLCSRCTACIHICPEDARMFTGDAFEAKKPEFEKANSERKDPEFYL; encoded by the coding sequence ATGTCAAATGTAGAAAAAATATATTTTAGTCCATCTTCCACTACAAAAAAAGTAGTTGAAGAAATTTCAAACAATTTTAATGAAAAAAAGGAGATTTTTGACTTATTAAATTTCAACTCTGAAAAAGTGTTTGCAAGTGATGACATTGCAATTGTAGGTATGCCTGTTTTTGCCGGAAGAATTCCAAAAACAGCCAGAAAAAGACTTGAAAAAATCAAGGGAGACAATACACCTGCAATAGCTGTTGTAAACTATGGAAATGCACATGTTAGTGATGCACTTTTAGAATTAGTTGATTTGCTTAAAGAAAATAACTTCAATGTAATTGCAGCTGCCTCTACAGTCAGTCATCATTCAATTTTCAGCGGCGTGGCTCAGGGAAGGCCTGATTCATCAGATATAGAAAAAATCAATGAATTTGCCCAAAAATGTATCGAAAAAATAGAATCCGGCGAAAGCTTAACCTCTGAAATTCCTGGAAACAGACCTTATACCGATTATAAACAGCTTCCATTTGTCGTAAGCTGTGACGATATGGCCTGTGCATTCTGTTATGACTGTGTGTCAATTTGTCCTGAAAATGCCATTCCGGATGATGATCCTGTAGATACTGATTTGGATTTATGTTCCAGATGTACTGCATGTATTCACATTTGCCCTGAAGATGCAAGAATGTTTACAGGAGATGCATTTGAAGCTAAAAAACCAGAATTTGAAAAAGCAAACAGTGAAAGAAAAGATCCTGAATTCTATTTATAG
- a CDS encoding M42 family metallopeptidase yields the protein MELMRELSLAPGVSGSEEEIAKIITRELEDVADKIETDSMGNLIATKKGEKKAPTVMLASHMDEIGLMVRYIDDNGFINFSTIGGINDQMLMNQTVTIHSSVGEDVVGVIGSKPPHVTTPEERNKVVKAKDMFIDIGAKDKEEAEKMVRVGDKMTFNALFEEYPNNRIMGKALDNRVGCYVMMEVLKRVETRATVYGVGTVQEEVGLKGAKTSAFKLNPDLAIALDVTLSGDHPGIKPDEAPVVMGKGPAIILADASGRGILTQQSVKDMLIEAGDENDIPYQLEVSDGGTTDGTAIHLTREGIPTGVLSVPTRYIHTPVSVCSMDDIESTIQLITAAINKL from the coding sequence ATGGAATTAATGAGAGAGCTATCTTTAGCACCAGGAGTTTCTGGTTCAGAAGAAGAAATAGCTAAAATTATTACACGTGAATTAGAAGATGTAGCTGATAAAATCGAAACTGACAGCATGGGAAACTTAATTGCTACCAAAAAAGGTGAAAAGAAAGCACCTACAGTAATGCTTGCTTCCCACATGGACGAAATAGGTCTCATGGTCAGATACATTGATGATAATGGATTTATTAACTTTTCAACAATCGGTGGAATTAATGATCAGATGTTAATGAATCAGACAGTAACAATTCATTCTTCTGTTGGGGAAGATGTTGTTGGTGTTATAGGTTCAAAACCACCTCATGTAACAACCCCTGAAGAAAGAAACAAGGTTGTTAAAGCTAAAGACATGTTCATTGATATTGGAGCAAAAGACAAGGAAGAAGCAGAAAAAATGGTCAGAGTCGGAGACAAAATGACCTTCAATGCTTTATTCGAAGAATATCCTAACAACAGAATCATGGGTAAGGCTTTAGACAATCGTGTTGGCTGTTATGTAATGATGGAAGTTCTAAAAAGAGTTGAAACCAGAGCAACTGTTTATGGTGTAGGTACTGTTCAGGAAGAAGTGGGTCTTAAAGGTGCAAAAACTTCCGCATTCAAATTAAACCCTGACCTTGCAATTGCACTTGATGTGACATTGTCCGGTGACCATCCTGGAATCAAACCTGATGAAGCGCCTGTTGTGATGGGTAAAGGTCCGGCTATTATCTTGGCAGATGCTAGCGGTAGAGGAATTCTAACACAGCAATCAGTTAAGGACATGCTTATTGAAGCCGGTGATGAAAACGATATTCCATACCAACTGGAAGTAAGTGACGGTGGAACAACCGACGGAACTGCAATTCACTTAACCCGTGAAGGAATCCCAACTGGTGTTTTATCTGTTCCTACTCGTTATATACATACTCCTGTAAGTGTATGTAGTATGGATGATATTGAATCAACCATTCAATTAATTACAGCAGCTATAAACAAATTATAG
- the tsaA gene encoding tRNA (N6-threonylcarbamoyladenosine(37)-N6)-methyltransferase TrmO: MNIELESIGTIHTEFKEIEGMPIQPTGAKGIKGTIEIKDKFVDGLKDLDGFSHIHLIYLLHKVDGYMLEVKPFMDNNTHGVFATRSPKRPNRIGMSVVKVTDVKDNIVYIENVDILDGTPLLDIKPYVPQLYEDTIDKLKIGWFETKHQKAKSQKSDDRFK, encoded by the coding sequence ATGAATATCGAATTAGAATCAATTGGTACAATCCATACTGAATTCAAAGAAATTGAAGGAATGCCAATTCAGCCAACAGGAGCAAAAGGAATTAAAGGAACAATCGAAATTAAAGATAAATTTGTTGACGGTCTTAAGGACCTCGACGGTTTTTCCCATATCCACCTAATTTATTTACTCCACAAAGTTGATGGATATATGCTTGAAGTAAAACCATTCATGGACAATAACACTCACGGTGTTTTTGCAACAAGATCCCCGAAAAGACCAAACAGAATTGGAATGAGTGTTGTAAAAGTCACAGACGTTAAAGATAATATTGTATACATTGAAAATGTGGACATTTTAGACGGAACACCACTTTTAGACATCAAACCGTATGTTCCTCAATTGTATGAAGACACCATTGACAAGCTAAAAATCGGTTGGTTTGAAACAAAACACCAGAAAGCCAAATCACAAAAATCAGACGACAGGTTTAAATAG
- a CDS encoding nicotinamide-nucleotide adenylyltransferase, with protein MQKVRGILIGRMQPVHNGHMQVINKILDEVDEIIIGIGSAQLSHEQKDPFTAGERIVMMSQALAEAGVDPSRYYIIPMQDINFNAIWPSHVKMMTPPFSIVYSGNPLVKQLFEEEGFEVRQPPLYDRLHLSGTEVRKRILEDGDWQELVPKATCDVIEEINGIRRIKNLSVKEVSEI; from the coding sequence ATGCAAAAAGTTCGAGGAATACTAATTGGTAGAATGCAGCCAGTTCATAATGGACACATGCAAGTGATCAATAAGATTTTAGATGAAGTCGATGAAATCATTATTGGAATTGGAAGTGCACAGTTAAGTCATGAGCAGAAAGACCCGTTTACTGCTGGTGAAAGAATTGTCATGATGAGCCAGGCATTGGCCGAAGCCGGAGTGGATCCCAGCAGATATTATATCATCCCGATGCAGGACATTAATTTTAATGCAATCTGGCCGTCCCATGTCAAAATGATGACTCCTCCATTTTCAATCGTTTATTCAGGCAATCCTCTGGTCAAACAGTTATTTGAAGAGGAAGGGTTTGAAGTCAGACAACCTCCGCTTTATGACAGATTACATCTGTCCGGTACAGAAGTCAGGAAAAGAATTCTTGAAGATGGAGATTGGCAGGAACTTGTTCCTAAAGCTACATGTGATGTTATTGAAGAAATAAACGGTATTCGAAGAATCAAAAATTTATCAGTTAAGGAAGTTAGTGAAATATAA
- a CDS encoding molybdopterin-binding protein produces MQLSARNQLQGKITNVEKGTVMANIKIEVTEPNTITAIITKESAEKLGLAEGDDVTAVIKSTEVIIGK; encoded by the coding sequence ATGCAACTCAGTGCAAGAAATCAATTACAAGGAAAAATTACAAATGTCGAAAAAGGAACTGTTATGGCTAACATTAAAATTGAAGTAACTGAACCTAATACTATTACAGCTATTATTACTAAAGAGTCTGCTGAAAAATTAGGTTTAGCTGAAGGCGATGATGTAACCGCTGTTATTAAATCTACTGAAGTTATTATTGGTAAATAG
- a CDS encoding molybdenum cofactor biosynthesis protein MoaE yields MVVRVIEAKEDKVTTADLIAELKKSNKVDYSGAIFTFEGIVRGKEENMNLKKLILTTPDKEKTKNEIEKIVENAKIKYNVHEISVVHYIGEFYTGDMLFLVAVLGAHRGETLDALKEVIETVKYDVEFKKEEISEEGTKTILAGG; encoded by the coding sequence ATGGTTGTAAGAGTTATAGAAGCAAAAGAAGATAAAGTTACAACAGCTGATTTAATCGCTGAGTTGAAAAAATCAAACAAAGTCGATTATTCCGGAGCTATCTTTACCTTTGAAGGAATAGTTCGTGGAAAAGAAGAAAATATGAACTTGAAAAAGTTAATATTAACAACACCTGACAAAGAAAAAACCAAAAACGAAATAGAAAAGATTGTAGAAAACGCAAAAATAAAATATAACGTTCATGAAATATCCGTTGTTCACTACATAGGTGAATTTTACACAGGAGACATGCTGTTTTTAGTTGCAGTACTTGGAGCTCACCGTGGAGAAACCCTTGACGCATTAAAAGAAGTCATTGAAACTGTGAAATATGATGTTGAATTTAAAAAAGAAGAAATTTCCGAAGAAGGCACAAAAACAATTCTTGCCGGAGGATAA
- a CDS encoding molybdopterin-binding protein, with protein sequence MQLSARNQLQGKITGIEKGTVMANIKIEVTEPNTITAVITKESAEKLGLAEGDDVTAVIKSTEVIIGK encoded by the coding sequence ATGCAACTTAGTGCTAGAAATCAATTACAAGGTAAAATCACTGGTATTGAAAAAGGAACTGTTATGGCTAACATTAAAATTGAAGTAACTGAACCTAATACTATTACTGCAGTTATTACTAAAGAGTCTGCTGAAAAATTAGGTTTAGCTGAAGGCGATGACGTAACTGCTGTTATTAAATCTACTGAAGTAATTATAGGTAAATAA